A section of the Malania oleifera isolate guangnan ecotype guangnan chromosome 2, ASM2987363v1, whole genome shotgun sequence genome encodes:
- the LOC131148936 gene encoding uncharacterized protein LOC131148936 — MGALYNTAAATPAAPYLQFCPQFSHLHSLKPPFLLQKPYPFLPRSIPSPKLHYGTSLSSSTGAAIIASMASAPSAETETKPFSVLFVCLGNICRSPAAEGVFRDIVKKRGLDSKFEIDSAGTIGYHEGNLADPRMRSASKKRGIEITSISRRIQPSDFRDFDLILAMDKQNKVDIMEAYNRWRFRETFPADAHKKVRLMCSYCKKHDETEVPDPYYGGPQGFEKVLDLLEDACESLLDSILAENSHIFSS, encoded by the exons ATGGGGGCGTTGTACAATACAGCAGCGGCAACTCCAGCTGCTCCTTATTTACAATTTTGCCCTCAATTTTCCCATCTTCACTCTCTAAAACCCCCCTTTCTCCTCCAAAAACCATACCCATTTCTCCCGAGGTCGATCCCTTCCCCCAAACTTCATTACGGaacctctctctcttcttccacTGGAGCTGCAATTATTGCGTCAATGGCTTCCGCTCCATCCGCAGAAACAGAGACCAAACCCTTCTCGGTGCTCTTCGTGTGCCTGGGTAACATCTGCAGAAGCCCGGCCGCAGAGGGTGTCTTCAGAGACATTGTGAAGAAAAGAGGCTTGGATTCCAAGTTCGAGATTGATTCTGCTGGCACCATTGGTTACCATGAG GGTAATTTAGCTGACCCCAGAATGAGATCTGCCTCGAAAAAGCGTGGGATTGAGATAACTTCCATTTCTAGGCGAATTCAACCATCTGATTTTAGAGATTTTGATCTCATTCTTGCAATGGACAAACAGAATAAAG TTGATATAATGGAGGCATATAATAGGTGGAGATTCAGGGAGACCTTCCCTGCTGATGCACACAAAAAG GTTAGGCTAATGTGTTCTTATTGTAAGAAACATGATGAAACTGAAGTCCCGGATCCTTACTATGGTGGACCACAAGGTTTTGAAAAG GTTTTAGATTTACTTGAAGATGCTTGTGAATCACTGTTGGACAGCATTTTGGCAGAGAACAGTCACATTTTCAGTTCATAA
- the LOC131148934 gene encoding serine/threonine-protein kinase D6PKL1-like, whose protein sequence is MGPLPGTCEIVESREELDLELKMEGTYGKDHILKSGQKRSIEDDINQLFEAIDVRTSVKGKETSRKSALKRPVRVGSPASGIGISESVSLKQALRGLCISQASEMAAMRRLSKPAGSSGVSEAGTIKKLYRAVVVEAGESGFPLNECKGNLVEISLVPETSTSDFSEKIAESPRFPLAESSSQSASSSAPFANAMVSDAKITAALSSDGISSMPAEVKIEKSKAEVAVCGKLKSAHSSSNSCTGKNVMGVDEIVPTSFEISSRTPVPGNGQKGKLHSASFISGSSTGSKLSKVDSSSPQLTRNKNLVKKKVKQDSTVASSSSELCRGKSNSDVGPATSKLDCQTHCCTLKNQRKENEKASLATSCTNHSIEVNSSVLVPSASKQGFSSNCCNRTRSVVTKADERSSREKGEFSQSSKSSIGDYSSSTSISEDSNLSGSSRSGNRPHMSKDLRWEAIRHVQKQHGSLSMRNFKLLKRIGCGDIGTVYLAELTSTSCLFALKVMDNEFLVSRRKMPRAQTEREIMQMLDHPFLPTLYSHFTTDKLSCLIMEYCPGGDLHVLRQKQPGRSFSEQAARFYVAEVLLALEYLHMLGVVYRDLKPENILVREDGHIMLTDFDLSLRCAVNPTLLKSSSPVVEPAKKISSPCTESSCIDPFCLQPSWQVSCFTPRLLSAAAKSRKLKSELAAQVNPLPQLVAEPTSARSNSFVGTHEYLAPEIIKGEGHGSAVDWWTFGIFLYELLYGKTPFKGLGNEETLANVVSQSLKFPESPIVSFYARDLIRGLLVKEPENRLGSIKGAAEIKQHPFFEGLNWALIRCAIPPEMPKFDEVGIANSTLASQKKDQSKGGLKDFHDTGEDLEFDVF, encoded by the exons ATGGGTCCATTGCCTGGCACATGTGAAATTGTTGAGTCAAGGGAAGAATTAGATCTTGAGCTGAAAATGGAGGGAACATATGGAAAAGATCATATATTGAAGTCAGGACAAAAGCGTTCCATAGAGGATGATATTAATCAGCTTTTTGAGGCAATTGATGTTAGAACTTCTGTCAAGGGTAAAGAAACTTCACGTAAGAGTGCCTTGAAAAGACCAGTTAGAGTTGGTTCTCCAGCTTCAGGAATTGGTATTTCAGAGTCTGTGAGTTTAAAGCAGGCTCTAAGGGGATTATGCATTTCTCAAGCATCAGAAATGGCTGCTATGAGGAGGCTATCAAAACCAGCAGGTTCATCAGGGGTCTCAGAGGCTGGGACTATTAAAAAGCTGTACAGGGCAGTAGTGGTTGAGGCTGGTGAATCCGGTTTTCCATTAAATGAATGTAAAGGAAATTTAGTAGAAATATCTCTTGTTCCTGAAACAAGTACATCAGATTTTTCTGAGAAGATTGCTGAGTCCCCTCGGTTTCCCTTGGCTGAGTCATCTAGCCAAAGTGCTTCTTCTTCTGCCCCTTTTGCGAATGCAATGGTATCAGATGCAAAGATAACAGCAGCCTTATCTTCAGATGGAATTTCTTCCATGCCAGCAGAGGTTaagattgaaaaatcaaaagctgAGGTGGCAGTGTGTGGAAAACTGAAATCTGCACACTCTTCATCTAATTCTTGTACTGGAAAGAATGTAATGGGGGTGGACGAGATTGTTCCTACCTCATTTGAAATTTCAAGCAGAACACCAGTGCCTGGCAATGGGCAGAAAGGCAAGTTGCATTCTGCATCTTTTATATCTGGCTCAAGCACTGGCAGCAAGCTAAGCAAAGTTGATAGCAGTAGTCCACAGCTCACCAGGAACAAGAACCTTGTAAAGAAGAAAGTGAAGCAAGATTCAACTGTTGCCTCCAGCAGTTCTGAGCTGTGTAGGGGAAAATCCAATAGTGACGTGGGTCCTGCTACAAGTAAATTGGATTGTCAGACACACTGTTGCACTTTGAAGAACCAGAGGAAAGAAAACGAGAAAGCTTCTTTGGCAACCAGCTGCACAAATCATAGCATTGAAGTCAATTCTAGTGTTTTGGTCCCTAGTGCAAGTAAACAAGGTTTCAGTTCAAATTGCTGTAACAGAACTAGAAGTGTTGTTACAAAAGCAGATGAGAGATCCTCAAGAGAAAAAGGTGAGTTCTCCCAAAGCTCAAAAAGCAGCATTGGTGACTATAGCAGTAGTACAAGTATTAGTGAGGATAGCAATCTAAGTGGGTCCAGTCGTAGTGGCAATCGGCCTCACATGTCAAAAGACTTGAGATGGGAAGCCATCCGCCATGTTCAGAAGCAGCATGGAAGCTTAAGTATGAGGAACTTTAAACTGCTCAAGAGGATTGGTTGCGGGGACATTGGGACTGTTTATCTTGCTGAGCTAACAAGTACGAGCTGCCTATTTGCCTTGAAAGTGATGGACAATGAGTTCCTGGTAAGCAGGAGAAAAATGCCAAGGGCTCAAACTGAAAGAGAGATTATGCAAATGCTGGATCATCCTTTTCTCCCCACACTGTATTCTCATTTTACGACAGATAAACTGTCATGTTTGATAATGGAGTATTGTCCAGGGGGAGATTTGCATGTGCTCCGCCAAAAGCAACCTGGAAGGAGTTTCTCTGAACAAGCAGCCAG ATTCTATGTTGCTGAAGTCCTCCTTGCGTTGGAGTACCTACATATGCTTGGTGTTGTGTACCGAGACCTTAAGCCAGAGAACATCCTGGTCAGAGAAGATGGTCATATCATGCTCACCGATTTTGATTTGTCACTCAGATGTGCAGTTAATCCAACACTACTTAAATCATCTTCACCAGTCGTGGAGCCTGCAAAAAAGATATCAAGTCCATGCACTGAATCTAGCTGCATTGATCCTTTCTGCCTCCAACCATCCTGGCAAGTCTCATGCTTCACTCCTAGGCTTCTTTCTGCTGCTGCAAAATCCCGGAAGCTAAAATCTGAACTAGCTGCCCAGGTCAATCCATTGCCACAGCTTGTAGCAGAGCCAACAAGTGCCAGATCCAACTCCTTTGTAGGGACCCATGAATACCTGGCCCCAGAGATCATCAAAGGAGAGGGACACGGGAGTGCCGTTGACTGGTGGACTTTTGGTATCTTCTTGTATGAGTTATTGTATGGTAAGACACCCTTCAAAGGCTTGGGAAATGAGGAAACCTTAGCCAATGTAGTGTCACAGAGCCTCAAGTTCCCCGAGAGCCCTATTGTTAGTTTTTATGCTAGAGATTTGATCAGAGGGCTGTTAGTGAAGGAACCTGAGAACAGGCTAGGATCAATTAAAGGGGCTGCAGAGATCAAGCAACACCCGTTCTTTGAGGGCCTGAACTGGGCTCTGATACGGTGTGCAATACCACCGGAGATGCCCAAGTTTGATGAAGTTGGGATTGCCAACTCGACCTTGGCTTCACAGAAAAAGGACCAAAGCAAGGGTGGTCTGAAGGATTTTCATGATACAGGGGAGGACTTGGAGTTCGACGTGTTTTAG